AGATCCAGCTGTAGTTGACGCGTTAAACAAGAAGTTCGTCCCGATAAGAGTGGACACCGATAAGCGACCTGATGTCAATCGCCGATACAACATGGGGGGATGGCCCACGACCGCTTTCCTCGACAGCGAGGGAAAGATCATCACGGGCGGGACTTACATCCCACCTGAACAGCTACGCGAAGTCATCCGATCAGTACTCGACATGTACGCAAAGAGCAAGGGGAAGATTCGAAGCAAGCTTGAGCCGCCTCGGATTCCAAAGGCGACGACAGATCCTCTGACGGAGAGTATCGCTAAGGATATTGGAACCGCTATAGCGGTCAATTTTGACATTGACTACGGTGGATTTGGCTTTGAGCCTAAGTTTCCGCAGACTGACTCTCTCGAATACGCTCTCGTGAGATATCGTTACCATGGGGAGAAGGAGATGCTCACGGTTGTCAACAAGACTCTTGAGCGGATGGGAAGAGGGGGACTCTACGATCATGTTGAGGACGGGTTCTTCCGATACTCCACGACTAGGGATTGGACGATACCACACTTCGAGAAGATGGCTGAGGATAATGCCCGGCTTCTTGCAACATATCTCAAGGCTTACCAAGTTACTGGAAATACGTTCTTCAAAGAGAAGGCTGAAGGTATTCTACGATACGTTCAATCAAAATTCGCAGACTCGAAAGAGGGAGGATTTTACGGCAGCCAAGACGCTGACGAGGAATACTACAAGCTAGGCTTGGACGAGCGAAAAAAGCGCTCGGCGCCAAGCATTGACAAAACTTTCTACACAAACTACAATGTTCTATTCGCCTCGTCGTACCTGCTCGCCGGCGCAGTCTTGAACAATCCCGAGTATGCGAGATTCGGTTTGAAAACTCTAGAGCGCGTCATAACCACCATTGACAATAGAGGAGCCTTACCGCACTATGTCGGCGCAGATGTTTCAGCACTAAAGGGACTCTTGGTCGATCACGCTCTAGCTTTGCATGCTCTCGCCGATGCTTACGAGCACACAGGAAACTGGGCTCACATTGAGACAGCGAAGAAACTGATGGATTACTCAGTTAGAACCCTCGGTGATAAAGAAGGTGGGGGATTCTACGACATTGCAGAACAGTCAGCGGACATCGGAGAACTTCAGGCTCGGGACAAACCCATGGACGAGAACAGCGTGATGGCTACGGCCGCGCTTCGCCTGTCATGGATTACTGGGGACGATCGATACGAGAAGCTTGCGGAGAAGACGCTGAGGCTCTACGCCAGCGAGTATGAGCGGTACGGGATAATGGCTGCATCATACGCGCTTGCACTTGAATCCCTGCTAAACGGGCCGATCGGAGTCACCATCCTCGGATCCAAGTCGAAGGAAGCTGAAAAATTCAGAGTGCAAGCCAGAAAACTTTACCCTGTCAGAAGGTATCTCCTCCAACTGGACCCAGCAAGGGACTCTGAGAGGATCAAGCAACTCGGCTACGAACATGCAACAGCTCCCGTTGCATATGTCTGCGTGGGCAAGGTCTGCGGACCTCCACTGAAGGATGCATCAAAGATTGAATCTACAATCACCTCTCTCATTAGTCCGGTACCAATGACGGCTGCATCGCAGTAAGAGAACTTGGCCAACCCTGATCTGATACTCTACAACGGAAGAATCTACCTTCAGCCGGACAGACAGAGCAGGGTTGAAGCGATCTCAATCACGGACGGCGGCGTCACTGCAACAGGTTCCAGCCGAGACCTTCTAAGATTCAAGGCCGCGTCAACCAATTCTGTTGACCTTCATGGACTGGTCGGAGTTCCCGGCCTCGCTGACTCCCACGTTCACCTTCTGGGATACGGAATGTTGCTGCGTACCCTCGATTTGTCTAGTGCAAGATCCATTGCCGAAATTCAAACGATGCTTGCGAAGGTCGCGTCGGGAAAGCCGAAAGACCAGTGGATACTTGGAAGAGGATGGGATCAAGAGAAGCTTCGAGATCACCGATACCCTGATCGATCCGACGTAGATATCACAACCAACCCGGCCTTCTTTAGAAGAATTTGCGGCCACGTCGCCGTTGCAAACTCGACCGCGCTAGCCAAAGCAGGCGTCGATGAAAACACTCCGGACCCGTTTGGCGGAGAAATTGAGAGAGACTCAACTGGCAAACCCAACGGCATATTGAAAGAACGAGCCCTGGAGATTGTTAGTAGATCAGTCCCTAGACACGAGAAAGAGACAAGAGAAGCCCTACTTGTCGCGTCTCAGAAACTGTTAGAGCAAGGAGTCACCTCCTTGCACTGCATAATCGAAGACGATCAAGAATTCAAAGCCCTCAAAGACCTGAAGCATCAGGGAAAGATCGCACAGACAATCTACGCGATTCTACCAATGAACATGCTCGAACAAGTCGCGTCAATGGAAGACGAACTTGCCGTTTGGGGGAACGGCTTCAGAATTGGAGGGATCAAACTATTCCTGGATGGATCTCTCGGCGCGAGAACAGCGGCTCTCGGAAGCCCATACGACGATGCCCCGGGCTCTTCAGGAATGCTGACAATGTCTAAGGAGCAGCTCTTGAGCGCGATCGACAAGACCCGAGATACCGGGCTTCAACTATGCTTGCATGCCATTGGCGATAGGGCCGTCGCAATGGGGGTAGAGACGCTGACCGAGACTCTAGGGTCCAGGGAGTGTCAGAAATCGAGACATCGAATAGAACACGCATCTCTGGTGCCCCCAGAGCTGATGCGGGACATGGCAGAGTTGGGGTTGGTTGCCTCTGTTCAACCTCGCTTCATCTACTCGGACAGTTGGGCCGAGAAACGTCTCGGAAAGCGCGTCTCATACTTGTATCCGTTCAAATCTATGATTCAAGCGGGAATCCATTTGGCAGCCGGATCCGACAGCCCCAGCGATGATCCAAGCACGGCTGAGGGGCTGTGGTCAGCGGTCTCTCGTCCCGGTCTCTCATCTCTCGAGCGCCTAACACCGAGCGAGGCCCTCTCCTGTTATACAAAGGGCCCGGCCTATGCCTCTTTCTCAGAAAACGTCCAGGGAACTTTGCAAGTGGGCAAATGGGCGAACATGACGGTTCTAGACCACGACCCCCTTGAATCCACGCCGGATGCTCTTAGGAAGCTTCGAGTGGTTCAGACGATCGTACGTGGGACGATATTCAGTTGGAACTAAAGATGGTTCCTTAGACTCTTTCTGGAGAGTCAGAGGGGAGAAGCACATCATGTGGGCGGGCTTCCTCGGACCCTGAGTGAGTTATCGCAGCTAAGTGTGCTTTCTCCCAGAGTTCTGGAATCGTCCTGGCTCCTGCGTATCCCATGGATGCTTGCAACCCTGCAGACATTTCTTGCATGACAACACCGACTTCTCCCTTGTAGGGGACCCAGCCTTCAACTCCTTCCGGGAGGCCCTTCGAGGGTTGGGCATATCGATCCATAGAGAACCTCTTCGCCATGGCTGAAGGACTTCCCATTCCCCTGTACTGCTTGTAATAACGGCCACCAATCGTAATCAACGTACCAGGCGCTTCTTTGCAACGCGCGAATAGGTTGCCCATCATTACGGTTGACGCTCCAAGCGACATTGCGATTGCGGCGTCCCCGGGTCCTCTTATGCCACCGTCCGCGATTATAGGGACCTTCGACCCGTATGTTCGAACTGCGTCGGCAACTTGCGCGGTAGCGTAGACGGTTGGCGAGCCTGCTTTTGTTGCCTCCATCGTAGTGCAGATGGACCCTGAGCCTATTCCGACTCGGAATCCTGCGATGCCTTCCAGTCTTGTTATCGCATCCTCGGCAGCTTTGTATGTCCCGATGCTGCCGACGACAACGTCTGCGTCGACTTCTTCCAGGATCTTCTTCGTCGCTGCGAACACGTTGGCGTTGTGGAAGTGGGACACGTCTATGACGAGAATGTCGGCGACTTCGCTGAGCCTCTTCGCTCTCTTGAGGTCGAAGGGCGATACTGCCGCTCCGCAGAGCAATTGGCCGTTCTCGTCTCGGGCGGCGTTGGGGAATCTTCCTCGAAGGAGGATGTCTTTGATCGTCATTAATCCCTTGAGTCGGCCTTCCCTATCGATCAGTGGAAGTTTCTCAACGCGATGCTTGTGAAGAATCTCCTTGGCGCCTTCGATATTCGTATCATCGGGCGCCGTTATGACTTTCTTTGTCATGACGTCCTTGGTCAGCAGGCTAGAGTCCGCGAAGCGAACATCTCTCCCTGTGACGATACCCACGAGCTTCTCTTGCTCGACGACCGGAAGACCGGAGATGTTGTGTTTCTGCATCAGCTCAGTAGCGTACTCGACTGTCTCGGTCGGCCTGATAGTGATCACGTCTTTTATCACGAGAGATTCTGCACGTTTCACCTTCTTTGCCATCTCCACCTCCTCTTCGAGAGTACAGTTTCGGTGGAGCACTCCTAGGGCTCCGAGTCTGGCGACGGCTATGGCCATTTCGCTCTCCGTCACTGTGTCCATAGGACTCGCGACAAAGGGCATGTTGAGCGAGTGGTTTACGGTGACCTGGGTCGATATTTCGACCTGGTTGGGTTCTACCTCGGTCCATCCGGGAAGAAGGATAAGATCCCGGAAAGTAACTGCCACGTCAGTATCCTTGAACTTAGATCTGAACCCTGGCTCCGACACCTAGTCTCTGAAACTCCCTGAGTTTCTAGTGAAAGCCGCCGATTTCCCTTATTATACATACCGACATTAGGTGAAAATTGTTTTCTGAGAAAGGTTCAAAGATAGCTACGAGTATCTCTTTGAGGTTTGAACTAGCAGCCAGGGCTTCTTTTTTCTAGACTGGCTTCTGGCATCTATCACAATACCATTTCATCTGCACAACGTCCCAGCGAACCGGTTGTCGACACGTAGGACAGACATTGTATCCAACTGCGTTGGTGACCTTTCGCTTTCTGAAGAAGAAGAAGAAGAAGAAGAATCCTACCAGGAGTCCAATGGCTGCGCCCGCAACCAGCCCGATCAAACCGAAGACGAGCCCAGAGGAGAAGAGCGATCCGCTTTGCTCCGCCTGGAGGGCGTTCAAAGCCGCCGCCAAAGAGTGCAGAACAGCACCCGCATAGTCCATTGTAGAGTAGTGCTGGTTAGCGAGAGCCATTTCCTGTCGCGCAGTAGCGATTGTTCCACTGTTGACCAAGCTATTTCCTGTGACAGCCAGAGCGTCCTGCGCGACGATCAGCAGTTCGTCGTTAATTCCTCTTAGGACAGTATCCTTGTCGAACTGGCTGAACGTACTGGAGTCTGGATAGTAGGCCATTACGCTGTTCGTGAAGTCCTCGGTTTGATCATAGAGGAATGGATGGTTCAGGCCCATCATATGCCCTAGCTCATGAGTTGCTGCACGTGTGAACCCGACGCCTCTTCCTGGTTGTTTCGGAAAGGCATTGTATCCGGCGGTTAGAGTAGAGTTGGATTGGTTAACTAGAATCATATCGCCCAACGCAACCCCGCCGATCGATCCCGGAGGTTCGGACAACGCAATGTTCTCCTTGAAGGTGAAAGCGAAGGTGTAGTTCCCTTGGAATGCGAACAAGAAACCTGGGATATCGTATTGAGACGTGGTATGGGTTACATTGATGAATTGAGTTAGGTGCCCTTTGCCGTAAACTGACAGCCAGTTCCAGACAAGCCTAGCGTCCACGATCGGAAGCGATAGTACCGGATCTTTGACTTTGGATGTGGCGTTCGCCACCACGGCGGCGAGTTGTGGGTAGTCAGTAATGTTTGAAAACTTTGCGCTGACCGTTATTTTGGCAAATGGGAGGAGGATTGCGAGTTCGCTCTGAATCTTGGTGGTGTTGAGGGTTGTTGATATTTTCGGTCCCTTCGCTCTTTCTGGAGCTGTCCGGTTGTCGAGTACGAATAATTGGAAATTGTATTTTTGCGCGTACGTGACTGGGTAGAGTTGGTCTGCAGCGAATAGATTGGATACTGCACCGGCGATGTAGTCGTTGACGAACTCGGCGGCCCAAATCCTGCCATACGGTGTCAAGAGATTGACGCCGCGTGCGCCGGCGGCCACCTGGATTGGCAGCTCGTCGGTCCAGTAGCTAGTTCCTGCGGATAGATCGGTGTAATAGATTCTTCCGGTTCCGCCCCATCCTGTCATATAGTGTCGGGTTAGGTTCAGATAGAGGTCAGGGTCGGTTGCTGTTCGGTTATAGTAATGGGCTTGGGCGGGGACGTAACTGCCGCATGGACAACTAGTAGTATAGGCTTGGTATTGCTGATAGGATAACGACGGGATCATTGTCTTGTTTAGGTTTGCAATGAAAAAGGTGTATCCGGGGCTGGGAACTGTTCCAAAAAGGGTCTGGTTTGAAGTAAGCCAGTTCTCTACTTTGCTAGCATCGTAGAAATAGTTGTGAACAATGTTCACCATTGTGCCAGTCTTGTTGAAGGCCGGATTGCCAAAATTGGGGGGTAGGCTACCAGGGACAGTATCTTCCTTCTTTCCAATGGAGTTCAGATACTGAACGAAGCTCTGAACAACAGTTGAATCCGGTTTTTCGTATACGTATTGATAGGTGAAATTGAATACGACTCCAGTGTTGATGGGTCCTTGCAAGACTTGTTGATACTTGACTGGAATCGAGTTGATGCCACTCGTCAGGTATGACGAGTTCAGGTCAGTGCTGGAGAAACCGAGCATGACGATCTTGATGGTTAGAGGAACCACTCTGGACGCGGCTACAGCTCCCGGCGAGTTGGACTGAGAGTATTGGCCGCTTGCCTGGGAGGCAGAGAGTACGATCAATAGGGTGATTGCAAGTACCTGAGATTTTCCTATTCTCATCGGTCTTTAGGCTTCACAAATCGGTTCCTTATCAGGAGTTTCCTAGGGGGGAATCGCCGTGGGTATCGTCAAGTCCCCTCTTGTAATGATCAGGATCTTTGCTTCCTTTCCTTCTGCTCGAATCGACTGTTGGATAGCGCTCGAGGCTGTCCGCGAAGGCTTCAGTTTGAAGGAGTCTTTGGCGTAGAGATCGGGTAGTACAGATACAAGCTGTATTCTATGCCTCTCCAAAGCGTCTTGTAGGAAGAGCGAGACGTGGCTTCCAAGCTTGAACTTGTGCCGGAGCTCCGATGCTAGCTCTTTCTTGTCAGAGAACCGTCTGGAAAATCCAAGGAAGCTTTGGTCACCGATGCCTCTTGAGCATTCGGCGACAAGGATGATGGTTCCTTCTTTCCT
This window of the Candidatus Bathyarchaeia archaeon genome carries:
- a CDS encoding DUF255 domain-containing protein, with the translated sequence MGKILWLDWSKESFEKARAEGKPILLDIKGSWCHWCHVMDETSYSDPAVVDALNKKFVPIRVDTDKRPDVNRRYNMGGWPTTAFLDSEGKIITGGTYIPPEQLREVIRSVLDMYAKSKGKIRSKLEPPRIPKATTDPLTESIAKDIGTAIAVNFDIDYGGFGFEPKFPQTDSLEYALVRYRYHGEKEMLTVVNKTLERMGRGGLYDHVEDGFFRYSTTRDWTIPHFEKMAEDNARLLATYLKAYQVTGNTFFKEKAEGILRYVQSKFADSKEGGFYGSQDADEEYYKLGLDERKKRSAPSIDKTFYTNYNVLFASSYLLAGAVLNNPEYARFGLKTLERVITTIDNRGALPHYVGADVSALKGLLVDHALALHALADAYEHTGNWAHIETAKKLMDYSVRTLGDKEGGGFYDIAEQSADIGELQARDKPMDENSVMATAALRLSWITGDDRYEKLAEKTLRLYASEYERYGIMAASYALALESLLNGPIGVTILGSKSKEAEKFRVQARKLYPVRRYLLQLDPARDSERIKQLGYEHATAPVAYVCVGKVCGPPLKDASKIESTITSLISPVPMTAASQ
- a CDS encoding IMP dehydrogenase — translated: MSEPGFRSKFKDTDVAVTFRDLILLPGWTEVEPNQVEISTQVTVNHSLNMPFVASPMDTVTESEMAIAVARLGALGVLHRNCTLEEEVEMAKKVKRAESLVIKDVITIRPTETVEYATELMQKHNISGLPVVEQEKLVGIVTGRDVRFADSSLLTKDVMTKKVITAPDDTNIEGAKEILHKHRVEKLPLIDREGRLKGLMTIKDILLRGRFPNAARDENGQLLCGAAVSPFDLKRAKRLSEVADILVIDVSHFHNANVFAATKKILEEVDADVVVGSIGTYKAAEDAITRLEGIAGFRVGIGSGSICTTMEATKAGSPTVYATAQVADAVRTYGSKVPIIADGGIRGPGDAAIAMSLGASTVMMGNLFARCKEAPGTLITIGGRYYKQYRGMGSPSAMAKRFSMDRYAQPSKGLPEGVEGWVPYKGEVGVVMQEMSAGLQASMGYAGARTIPELWEKAHLAAITHSGSEEARPHDVLLPSDSPERV
- a CDS encoding amidohydrolase is translated as MANPDLILYNGRIYLQPDRQSRVEAISITDGGVTATGSSRDLLRFKAASTNSVDLHGLVGVPGLADSHVHLLGYGMLLRTLDLSSARSIAEIQTMLAKVASGKPKDQWILGRGWDQEKLRDHRYPDRSDVDITTNPAFFRRICGHVAVANSTALAKAGVDENTPDPFGGEIERDSTGKPNGILKERALEIVSRSVPRHEKETREALLVASQKLLEQGVTSLHCIIEDDQEFKALKDLKHQGKIAQTIYAILPMNMLEQVASMEDELAVWGNGFRIGGIKLFLDGSLGARTAALGSPYDDAPGSSGMLTMSKEQLLSAIDKTRDTGLQLCLHAIGDRAVAMGVETLTETLGSRECQKSRHRIEHASLVPPELMRDMAELGLVASVQPRFIYSDSWAEKRLGKRVSYLYPFKSMIQAGIHLAAGSDSPSDDPSTAEGLWSAVSRPGLSSLERLTPSEALSCYTKGPAYASFSENVQGTLQVGKWANMTVLDHDPLESTPDALRKLRVVQTIVRGTIFSWN